ACCATTGGCTTatactaaaatgtaaaaaataatactcaTTTTCATTACAAATGTGACactaaaatttgaaacaatacaAAGAAGATTAGCATGGGTAATGCACAAGGATGACACTCACAAATCGAgaaaatgtttgtttttgaatttcgaaaaactgttttgaaaaataattttcagcaATTAAAATATTAGTGAGTTGAGTCGGAGACTAGGTCGCTCCCTTGCGATGCACATATGGTAGTCAGTTTAAATGTTTTATCTTCCTTTCACAAAATTGAATATCCTTTAGAGTACACCTCAAAAGATATACATTCACCTTATAAACACTGTTAATATGTAATTTCTACGAAAAACTTCttccatttttcaattcacactaTACTAACAATACTATTTCAACATCATTTCCGACAACTATCAAGTTCCAaaccttcaaaaaaaaaattaagatacatTACATATTCCTCCTATGAAGCATacagaaaagaaaaatgcaTTTCATGCTCCAAGAGTCCATGGTATGGAGTATGGACATAGGAACTAGGACCCACATCTACAAGTACTTGCGACTTTATCATTACTATTCTAAGTGAATGAGGGTCTGGTCCCCACTTCTATATAAATATCATCTCAATCATGATAGATGAGATTTTAGATTCATGCCAACCACAAATACTGACCTATAGATGAATGAACCACGAATTCTTCTGACTTGTAACaagaaaataaacatattaatgAATTAAGTGCAATTGTATTCAATTTCAAGCATATATGATGAACATTGCCATACCAGTACTACCTCTTTCAGTATCTCAACAAAAACTActtaaaatcaaaccaaattcCAATTCTAAAACAAACACATACTTACTAATCCAATGTTGTCACAACCATACAGAGTCCATACATTCACTAACAAACAATGGACATGCCAGGTTCCCAGAGAAAAATCCTCTTATAAACCCTTTAGCCTCCACAATTGGCATAGTACCTCCAAGGCCTAGAAGGATAATCCTTGTTAGACATGGAGAGAGTGAAGGAAACGTGGATGAGAGTGTTTACACAAGGGTACCTGATCCTAAAATAGGTCTTACAAATAGAGGTAAAGTTCAAGCAGAGCAATGTGGTGAAAGGATTAAGAGAGAAAGATGGTGACCAAAATTGGCAACTCTACTTTTATGTGTCTCCTTATAGAAGAACTCTTGAAACGTTGAAAAGCTTAGCTCGTCCCTTTGATCGCTCAAGAATTGCGGGATTCAGAGAAGAACCCCGCATTCGAGAACAAGATTTtggtattattaattaaagtcatACTTCGTAGCTataatatgtttaaaaaattgttccaatattatatactatttttttgtgatttatgTTTTGTAAGGGAATTTTCAAAATAGAGAGAAGATGCAAGTTGAAAAAGCACAACGCAATCTTTATGGTCGTTTCTTTTATCGATTTCCCGATGGAGAATCTGCCGCCGATGTATACGATAGAATCACAGgtaatacatttttaaaatcacATTACAATTCTTGATATTGGGAAGAATTGCAATTAAGTGTGGCCTCAATCATAATCACTTTGCAATTGTAGACACATCAAAAAATCTGATGTCACATTTTATTGCATACTTTTATTTAAaaccttataaaaaaaaaactttaaataagTAAGAACCATTGAGTGTAATGGAGGATTTAATATTAATACTGATTTTTAGGATTTAGAGAAACACTTAGAGCAGATATTAACATTGGACGGTATCAGCCACCTGGGGAGCAAAAAACGGACGTAAATTTGGTTATTGTATCGCACGGTTTAACACTTAGAGTTTTCCTCATGAGGTGGTATAAGTGGACGGTTGAACAGTTTGAGGGTCTCAATAACTTTTGCAATGGAGGCATGCTCGTCATGGGAAAGGGTTATGGTGGAAGGTACTCAATTTACTCCTTTTATGTTTCTTTCATTATTTGTATACTAAGTTTTACAATTCTAAATTGTAGTCGcaataaaatagatttaaaacTCTCCACAACTAGGTCACAATTATATCTGATACAACATCAGTTGATTTTCTTGTAATATAAAATGTTTGTAAAGTAATACAATTTTGAGTTATGACGTCAACCACACTTTAAAACCATATTAaggttaattaattagtttcgATATATTATGAAAAACTAAATGTTGTAAGCAAAAACAGGTATAGCTTATTGATGCATCATGGTGAACAAGAGTTAAGACAGTTTGGATTGACTGAAGAAATGTTGATTGATCAAGAATGGTAAGAATAGAATTATGATCATAATTAGGCTATATATATTTGATGAGTTACATACATGCTGAGTTATGTTATGGTTGATGATATATGAAGGCATAAAATTGCAAAGCCTGCTGATCTCAATTATGATTGTCCAATGGTGAATTCCTTCTTTCCACATCTTCAAGAAGAAACAAGCAGAGTTCAAAATATGTAGCAACGTCATGGTCATGCAACTTCTACCAAATAGTACATTTTTGTAACATATGATAGAAAAAAAGTTGTACAAATTTTTAGTTATGAAACAAGTAGATAATTTTATACACTGTATACTATCTTTTAATCTCTTACTTAATATTCAATAATTAGGCGTTGGATAAGTTAATCAGTTTTCAATTTGATTTCCAAACGTGTTAagcaattatttaataaaaataaattttatataagcGACTTTATTTATTATACAAATGTGGTGGAAAGATATGCGAAGATCGAAAAAAGGTATCGAACCCCGTACCTCTCGCATGCTAAGCGAGCGCTCTACCATCTGAGCTACATCCCCACTTGTTTTTAAATGGAATCTTTGTAAATATAACGCATGTTTCGATGTtctgttattaatttattttactttctttaaTAATGAACAAATAAAAGAACATACGTTcatccaaaaaaaaaagactGATAATAAAAACTAACCATATCCAAAAGTTTAAATCATGTACAAATTACCAGCTAAATGTGGTTTTGTACATTTTATATATCCAattgaaaaaggaaagaaaaagagatAGGGTAAATTTGTCAAATGACCGCTAACCTTCTATAATCTGAATACCACCtttaaatgaatttgataaagaGTTAGATTCTCAAATGAATCTGAAAGTTATGTGACCACCAAAATCTGTTCTAATTACAAAAACCACCTCAATAACTATAAGGTTAagagtttaatttcttttacttctaaaagaaaataaaaagaagctTGTTTTTAATAAAGCTAACAACTAATATTTGTGATTTTAAATATCActcatgaaattaaaaaaaatgttgaacaAATCTCTAtcttaatcataaaaataaatagaatcgTAAAACtgtcatataatattattattaattgttaaagttttaaatattagtttacGTTGACTATATATTACGTCAGTTCactcttatatttcaaatttaaacatttttcttttaatgaaATCGAATTTGATATCCTAAATTTAGAATACTCACACACAATCCATCAACTACTAACACTAGACGAGTGGTAATTTAGACATTATCCATGATACATTCGGCAATCGTAAAACGTGCTCTCACATGCCAATTTAACGAGAAATGGAAACAGAACCAATTCACTTATGCAATAGTACAAAACATGTGCAAGTTGCTACCAATTGTCTCCTAAACCATTTTCTTGCCCTTATCACAATTGTCCTAAGGCACAGAAAGATCTGACAAGCTTGGCTGTATAATTTTTATCTCCAACTTCTCACTTGGAATGCTAATTCTTAACTTCAACATTATGGCAGACAGCTTCTGATACTTAGACTCAATATTTTGGCACCAACAGCAAACAAAACtagttttttaattaacttaaaataaCCAAACTGACTAACTAGATACTAATCACAAGATATAACCAAATTAAGAAATCCAAGTTAAAGTCATCCTAGTTGGACTTAGCTGGcctgttaaatttttttaataaaacatactactctataataaaataaaaataaaaataataataataattaaatgataaaactaattttaaaatgaaatatattgtttttatgttttatttcaaatgaaatatatacaaacgaaaataagattttttttcctatttCCTATACAAATTCTTTCAcaacattgaaaaaaaaaaaaccaaagtaAAGAAAAGAGGAAAGTGTAGGTGTAACGTGATGTTGTGATTCGGATAGGGATTCGAGTCACAGAGGTTAGACAAAGAATGAGACAAAAACAAAGATGATGGTCGATGAGTGGGGACTAGGTGAGAGTGGAGGTATATAGGAAATGGTGAAAGAGGGGGTGTGAATATGAATAATTTGAAGAACAATGAATGTGGACCAAATGGTGTCTTGGCCTCATCAGACAGTGTGTCAGAGGAAATTGGCAATAGGATCATTGCCGTTTTCTGATGCCCGGTTGGTGGTGGCCAAACCAAACACACATCTTGTTACATATGCGCCACGTGTCCTCTTTGGCTTTGCGTTGATGCCACGTTTTCTCAGTTTCCACATGTCACTCCAGTCCACACCTTGCAATCTATATAGTGCATTATGAGAGAGACATTGGTGCTCACTCTGTCTTTGTATTGATCGAGCATCTTGTACTTAAACAAAGACATAAAGCAGTGAGTGGTGAACTAAGATTTGAAAGAAGAGTGAAGAGCTATCAATGGGGTTTCCTACAGAGATAGTGTTGCCAAAGGTGTTTGTACATCTCCTTACCGTATTGGGTTTGATCAGAAAACTCGTTACCATCCTGAGTCTCAATTCGGACATTGAAATACTTTCTGTGGTAAACTTCTCCGACTTGAAACTGTCGGTTGTAGACTGCTCTCCTCATAGCCCCTGTTCCGTCTGCCTCTACGATTTCAAACCAGAGGATGAGATCCGACGGCTCACAAACTGCCGTCACATTTTTCACAGAACCTGCCTTGACCGTTGGATGGGTTACGATCACAAGACATGCCCTTTGTGTCGTACACCCTTCTTACTTCCTAATCCTACCCAATCCATCACATGCAAGATACCTTTCTAGTTTTTTTCTCCTTCTTTTCTTTCCTCTgtacatataatatatttcgCTTTTTCTTAAACAATgatccataaaattaaattagcaTCATTGccttttctattttttcctgattttagtttcttttgtAAACTCTTGATTTTAGCAGTATAAGATTGTAGTGAAAAAAATATGTCTATAATTAATTAGAAAGTATAATACTCTGAGAGTCCATCTTAAAATCATTATGTTTAAGATTCCTGGATCCAACATAATCTGCagaactaaaataataaaattatcagataaaaattcaaaaataatataataataaatttaagttgTCGTATAAACCTCATTCAATTTGTGGTTAAAGAAGAAATaagttttagtttaaaaaataaatttgtatgaTTATACTAACTTAAATTTATATTGCACTAATAAAGGCGATGAAGTTTGAACCTACAATTTCGTGCATATATACAATCCAAATTTTCACTATTAGACTAATGTTAGTGGCTTTTCAGCCAATCGCTTCAATATGTAAAACTTCTTTTCTTTACCAGAATATATACAACTTAATCAAATGTATATCGTCACATAAATCCATAAAAAATTGTTCTCTTAGTGTTTGATCACTCGCTATCAAATATACTATTAgaagttaaaatttaataaaaatatagaagatcgaatgaataattattaaatttgtacTATTATATACTATTGGAAGttagattttaataaaaatatagaagatTAGAtgaataattatcaaatttatattagttgaattcactaaaatttcaaatatttacaaTCTTAGAAGTCGTTCTTCTGTAAACCATTTAATTTTCAAGCACAAAATAAATGTAGATCTTTTAATCTTCAAGCACAAAATAAATgctaaaaatcatctaactttcacttttttacttttctttacATTTGTCTTTATCTCTCTTTTTGTTTTATCTCATATTCATTTTTCCTCCATTTTAAATATCACCCTCCctcatattttagtccatttttatcaaaaatcactctacatttttctccaaagacataaaagataaaataaacacCCAAATAATCACCGCATCAAGGCTTAGCATGTGCACGGacacaaaaatgaataaaaaatggAATTACACTATGCACCTTTACAATATTCATGGGTGCATGTATGAGAGATAAAcattttacaaatttataatttatcctTGGACTGTTTTGGCAGAAAACAATAATCGGAGACTGTAAATTACAATACTCTTATACAATGTGCACCAATTACTTGTATAGACTTTAGTGgtattttatatatgtaattagcataaaaatatatagttagGTTGTACAATTAATCGTTGGACTATGGCAAATTGCTAGGTTTTTGATAGGCGATTACTTGCTTAATTATGAAATGATAATTGTACTAagataaattgtgttttttctcatttttttcccTCTCACAACTAAGTCAAATTAGTAATTACAACAAGTTACATAAACAGAATTAATCTTCGTAATAcaatataaactttttaaaaaagggtgatcataaattaatatatttaacttttatttttactttatgttCAAATCTATACTATGTCATTATTTCTTTTATGAAGTGTCAATAATAGTAAGAGACCATGGCTCACTTAGATACTTTACATAATCACAACTCCTTAATCTGTACATCTACTTACtaatcatataaatatatatatttaagtaatagatttaattatttacatgttcatttattaaattattcaataaatttaattatttagtgttcatttattaaattatctaatACACAAAtgttaaatttgtaaaaatagcTATGGGCTAAATAGTACatgtggtctcttaacttaatttcagttaacgttttagtcatttatcttttttttttcccttattttaattttaagtgacaatttaatcttttatgttttaaaatgtcaacaatgatatcattttctttacaaaattcatcaaaaattttaaacaaaataaataaaattaataatcatcttcaatataaatataacgcaaattttattaaatatataactcaaatattcaactAAATTggtattttcatcttcaacaacatcaaattcatcaaataaagaatgaaaatatgagtttatttaaatatttaagttatgaatttaatgaaatttacattaattttatgagttttgtttaaaaattttgatgaatttttgtaaaaaaaaggataacataattgatattttaaaacataaaagatcaaattattacttaaaattaaaataaattactaaatcgaaaaaaaaaaacataaaaaactaaaacgtaaattaaattaagagattaCATGTGCTATTTAATCAtaactatattatattataaacgTGAATTCTAAAATGTAGATGTCTATACAGTGTATTCACTACCTGCACTCTAACTTTtactatcatattttatttttaatatgttaacAAGTACATTTCTTAAAAATCTAAATATAgaaatattagattaaaaaattattaaaatttgtgtatttaattttttatttctatgatCATGGAATCATCAAATGTCCTAGCATCACCTTttgattttaactttatatGGTCTATTTAGATTCCTATATTATAGAAATCTcataatataacaataattataataaaaatataacccATGAGGCAAGAG
This region of Cicer arietinum cultivar CDC Frontier isolate Library 1 chromosome 8, Cicar.CDCFrontier_v2.0, whole genome shotgun sequence genomic DNA includes:
- the LOC101492941 gene encoding brassinosteroid-responsive RING protein 1, which encodes MGFPTEIVLPKVFVHLLTVLGLIRKLVTILSLNSDIEILSVVNFSDLKLSVVDCSPHSPCSVCLYDFKPEDEIRRLTNCRHIFHRTCLDRWMGYDHKTCPLCRTPFLLPNPTQSITCKIPF